A single Lolium perenne isolate Kyuss_39 chromosome 6, Kyuss_2.0, whole genome shotgun sequence DNA region contains:
- the LOC127308267 gene encoding uncharacterized protein isoform X2: MAMAYLNAGARPYHRRPSYRPHPSPLRPPPPPPAVPAYYYGNAGCPPPLHLAPSYSRATFPEHHHPLNLPPPPQQQFFRNHAPSPPRHGPHGLAFPNNRGGLVCEKLYAQAMYRYNNKAGAARREVACGPRAWTRGRGGSAHARGAGRAARSPSPAFTTRPGTWIPPPPWFGRTTVMIRNIPAKLTRAAVMALLDDHCARENRRRRGRAAAYDFLYLPMDFSEPSSNRGYAFVNFTTADAARGFHYALHGCGWKPWVAGRSHKSVNIAAAHIQGKRAIVRRFNRSKFVCETDEFLPAVFRPPRNGANNAQPRNLGRRLPPLVSSVQPPPPVEPAQQQQQQLAWMPVRVQAS; this comes from the exons ATGGCCATGGCATATCTGAACGCCGGCGCGCGGCCATACCACCGCCGCCCCTCCTACCGCCCCCACCCCTCTCCGCTCcggccccctcctcctcctcccgccgtgCCGGCGTACTACTACGGCAACGCCGGCTGCCCGCCGCCTCTCCACCTCGCCCCCAGCTACTCCCGCGCCACCTTCCCCGAGCACCACCACCCCCTtaaccttccgccgccgccgcagcagcaGTTCTTCCGCAACCACGCACCCTCGccgcctcgccacggcccgcACGGGCTCGCGTTCCCGAACAACAGGGGCGGCCTCGTCTGCGAGAAGCTGTACGCGCAGGCGATGTACCGGTACAACAACAAGGCGGGAGCGGCCAGGAGAGAGGTGGCGTGCGGCCCGCGCGCGTGGACCAGGGGCAGGGGCGGCAGCGCGCACGCGCGCGGCGCCGGGCGGGCGGCCAGGTCGCCCTCGCCGGCGTTCACGACGAGGCCGGGCACGTGGATCCCCCCGCCGCCGTGGTTCGGCCGCACCACCGTCATGATCCGCAACATCCCCGCCAAGCTCAC GCGCGCCGCGGTGATGGCGCTGCTCGACGACCACTGCGCCCGCGAGAacaggcggcggcgcggccgggccGCCGCGTACGACTTCCTCTACCTGCCCATGGATTTCAG TGAGCCGAGCAGCAACCGAGGGTACGCCTTCGTCAACTTCACGACGGCCGACGCGGCGCGCGGGTTCCACTACGCCCTGCACGGCTGCGGATGGAAGCCCTGGGTCGCCGGCCGCAGCCACAAGTCCGTCAACATCGCCGCCGCGCACATCCAG GGCAAGAGAGCGATCGTGAGACGCTTCAACCGCTCCAAATTCGTGTGCGAAACTGACGAGTTCCTCCCCGCAGTCTTCCGGCCGCCGCGCAACGGCGCCAACAACGCCCAGCCCAGGAACCTCGGCCGCCGTCTCCCTCCGCTCGTCTCCTCCGTTCAGCCGCCGCCACCGGTGGAGCCggcccagcagcagcagcagcagctggcgTGGATGCCCGTGCGCGTCCAGGCTAGCTAG
- the LOC127308267 gene encoding uncharacterized protein isoform X1, with product MAMAYLNAGARPYHRRPSYRPHPSPLRPPPPPPAVPAYYYGNAGCPPPLHLAPSYSRATFPEHHHPLNLPPPPQQQFFRNHAPSPPRHGPHGLAFPNNRGGLVCEKLYAQAMYRYNNKAGAARREVACGPRAWTRGRGGSAHARGAGRAARSPSPAFTTRPGTWIPPPPWFGRTTVMIRNIPAKLTRAAVMALLDDHCARENRRRRGRAAAYDFLYLPMDFSSEPSSNRGYAFVNFTTADAARGFHYALHGCGWKPWVAGRSHKSVNIAAAHIQGKRAIVRRFNRSKFVCETDEFLPAVFRPPRNGANNAQPRNLGRRLPPLVSSVQPPPPVEPAQQQQQQLAWMPVRVQAS from the exons ATGGCCATGGCATATCTGAACGCCGGCGCGCGGCCATACCACCGCCGCCCCTCCTACCGCCCCCACCCCTCTCCGCTCcggccccctcctcctcctcccgccgtgCCGGCGTACTACTACGGCAACGCCGGCTGCCCGCCGCCTCTCCACCTCGCCCCCAGCTACTCCCGCGCCACCTTCCCCGAGCACCACCACCCCCTtaaccttccgccgccgccgcagcagcaGTTCTTCCGCAACCACGCACCCTCGccgcctcgccacggcccgcACGGGCTCGCGTTCCCGAACAACAGGGGCGGCCTCGTCTGCGAGAAGCTGTACGCGCAGGCGATGTACCGGTACAACAACAAGGCGGGAGCGGCCAGGAGAGAGGTGGCGTGCGGCCCGCGCGCGTGGACCAGGGGCAGGGGCGGCAGCGCGCACGCGCGCGGCGCCGGGCGGGCGGCCAGGTCGCCCTCGCCGGCGTTCACGACGAGGCCGGGCACGTGGATCCCCCCGCCGCCGTGGTTCGGCCGCACCACCGTCATGATCCGCAACATCCCCGCCAAGCTCAC GCGCGCCGCGGTGATGGCGCTGCTCGACGACCACTGCGCCCGCGAGAacaggcggcggcgcggccgggccGCCGCGTACGACTTCCTCTACCTGCCCATGGATTTCAG CAGTGAGCCGAGCAGCAACCGAGGGTACGCCTTCGTCAACTTCACGACGGCCGACGCGGCGCGCGGGTTCCACTACGCCCTGCACGGCTGCGGATGGAAGCCCTGGGTCGCCGGCCGCAGCCACAAGTCCGTCAACATCGCCGCCGCGCACATCCAG GGCAAGAGAGCGATCGTGAGACGCTTCAACCGCTCCAAATTCGTGTGCGAAACTGACGAGTTCCTCCCCGCAGTCTTCCGGCCGCCGCGCAACGGCGCCAACAACGCCCAGCCCAGGAACCTCGGCCGCCGTCTCCCTCCGCTCGTCTCCTCCGTTCAGCCGCCGCCACCGGTGGAGCCggcccagcagcagcagcagcagctggcgTGGATGCCCGTGCGCGTCCAGGCTAGCTAG